From a single Cryptococcus deuterogattii R265 chromosome 5, complete sequence genomic region:
- a CDS encoding V-type ATPase G subunit, translating into MAANSQGIQTLLEAEKEAAKVVQKARQYRVQKLKDARSEAAKEIEAYKARKEEEFKRFESEHTSQTSTSQTSIDSTTKTQLSQLDDAVAKNKEKVIKKIVSRVLQSEPHLHPNLKKLEA; encoded by the exons ATG GCTGCCAATTCTCAAGGGATTCAGACGTTGCTCGAAgccgagaaggaggctgcCAAGGTCGTGCAGAAGGCTAGACAGT ATCGAGTgcaaaagctcaaggatgCTAGGTCCGAGGCTGCtaaggagattgaagcCTACAAGGccagaaaggaagaggagttcAAGAGATTTGAGTCCGAG CACACCTCTCAAACATCAACTTCTCAAACATCTATCGATTCTACCACAAAGACCCAACTTTCTCAACTGGATGATGCCGTCGcgaagaacaaggagaaggtcatcaagaagattgtcagCAGGGTTCTCCAGTCGGAGCCTCATTTGCATCCCAacctgaagaagcttgaggCGTAG